A region of Micromonospora chokoriensis DNA encodes the following proteins:
- a CDS encoding alpha/beta fold hydrolase, producing the protein MISRLPATDPALRRGVLFTTGGGPGGAGVPEPLNLATIVDPAVRDRYDIVGFDMRFVERSTPITCGQPEEEPGGYWVRTATYQSLEDTAAEAREYARACARHTGWALPFATTAQAARDMDVIRARLGERKLSFLGGSYAAMLGVAYGTLFPHRVDRFVLDSPVNYDLAWRPYELKRLPAFEQNYAAFTGYVADNSAAFGLGATPADVAETLSRAFAEAAIEPIVAGDHAWTTGELGSLTVIATYFEHLWPVVATNLAAIVARTPPPIPLDPRPTPLPGTPGVPADNHTAVNMAFRCGDNVWPRDLATYRDDLARLGSRYPVFGPSIANLNPCAFWPVSQDNTPPLASNRAPAALVLAALRDASVPLANSTATARSITGSRLVTVDKQTHVPLLSGQANACLTGIATAYLVHGHLPKRNTAC; encoded by the coding sequence ATGATCTCCCGGCTCCCCGCGACCGACCCGGCGCTTCGCCGCGGGGTGCTGTTCACCACGGGCGGCGGGCCGGGTGGTGCCGGTGTCCCGGAGCCGCTGAATCTCGCCACCATCGTCGATCCGGCGGTCCGCGACCGGTACGACATCGTCGGGTTCGACATGCGCTTCGTCGAACGCAGCACTCCGATCACCTGTGGCCAGCCGGAGGAGGAGCCGGGCGGCTACTGGGTGCGCACCGCGACCTATCAGTCCCTGGAGGACACCGCCGCCGAGGCCCGCGAATACGCCCGCGCCTGCGCCCGGCACACAGGTTGGGCGCTTCCGTTCGCCACGACCGCACAGGCCGCCCGCGACATGGACGTCATCCGGGCACGCCTGGGCGAGCGGAAGCTTTCCTTCCTCGGGGGCTCGTACGCGGCGATGCTCGGCGTCGCGTACGGCACGCTCTTCCCGCACCGGGTGGACCGGTTCGTGCTGGACAGCCCGGTCAACTACGACCTCGCCTGGCGCCCCTACGAGCTGAAGCGACTTCCGGCCTTCGAGCAGAACTACGCCGCCTTCACCGGGTACGTTGCCGACAACAGCGCGGCGTTCGGGCTCGGTGCCACGCCGGCCGACGTCGCGGAAACCCTGAGCAGGGCTTTCGCCGAGGCGGCGATTGAGCCGATCGTGGCCGGGGATCACGCCTGGACCACCGGCGAGTTGGGCTCCCTGACGGTCATCGCGACGTACTTCGAACATCTGTGGCCGGTGGTCGCGACCAACCTGGCCGCCATCGTCGCCCGCACCCCGCCACCGATCCCCCTCGACCCGCGACCGACGCCCCTGCCCGGGACGCCGGGCGTGCCGGCGGACAACCACACCGCGGTCAACATGGCCTTCCGCTGCGGCGACAACGTGTGGCCGCGCGACCTGGCGACCTACCGCGACGACCTGGCGCGCCTCGGCAGCCGCTACCCCGTCTTCGGCCCGTCGATCGCCAACCTCAACCCCTGCGCCTTCTGGCCGGTCAGCCAGGACAACACCCCGCCGCTCGCCAGCAACCGGGCACCGGCGGCGCTCGTCCTCGCCGCACTGCGCGACGCCTCGGTGCCGCTGGCCAACTCGACCGCGACGGCCCGGTCCATCACCGGCTCACGGCTGGTCACCGTCGACAAGCAGACACACGTGCCTCTGCTCAGCGGCCAGGCCAACGCCTGCCTGACTGGCATCGCCACCGCCTACCTGGTGCACGGACACCTGCCGAAACGCAACACGGCCTGCTGA
- a CDS encoding RNA polymerase sigma factor produces MASDADLIGRSLDGDVDAFVEVVERHEAAVGSYLVRRAGREAAEDLLGEVWVAAFESRRSYDRRYDDARPWLYGVALNRLRRYWRSRPAEDLVADVPDVATGWDPWSAVDLGVDARAVLRSALTRLKPEEREVLRLVAWEDLTAADAARALGIPAGTARRLLSQARTALRDAPGVSALLKDRNSAKERHR; encoded by the coding sequence ATGGCTTCGGATGCGGATCTGATAGGCCGGTCGCTGGATGGCGATGTCGACGCCTTCGTCGAGGTGGTCGAGCGTCATGAGGCCGCCGTCGGTTCGTACCTCGTTCGCCGGGCTGGGCGGGAAGCGGCCGAGGACCTCCTCGGCGAGGTTTGGGTTGCGGCATTCGAGTCGCGGCGATCGTACGACCGGAGGTACGACGATGCGCGGCCGTGGCTGTACGGGGTGGCACTGAATCGCTTACGGCGCTACTGGCGGTCCCGGCCGGCCGAGGACCTGGTCGCCGACGTGCCGGACGTGGCTACCGGATGGGATCCGTGGTCGGCGGTGGACCTCGGCGTGGACGCCCGGGCGGTACTCCGGTCGGCCCTGACGCGGCTCAAACCCGAAGAGCGGGAAGTCCTGAGGCTCGTCGCCTGGGAGGACCTGACCGCAGCCGACGCCGCCCGGGCACTCGGCATACCGGCCGGCACGGCGCGGCGGCTGCTGAGCCAGGCCAGGACGGCACTGCGCGACGCCCCGGGGGTGTCCGCGCTTCTGAAGGACCGCAACAGCGCGAAGGAGAGACACCGATGA
- a CDS encoding WHG domain-containing protein produces MPSPVGPAGTLQQRSLTPTGATPGNTPAGAPPPARPGNGGRHAQMARAILRGYGLDEPGATHAVRMLGSVVHGYVSSELTGGFEHRAPHALESWDWIVDSFDTVLRNHSARRPDEGRTIASGSQRGAPMTIEISIERLEGMPTEHQWITTPVTAGLLRGFVDLEATTRGLLPHRLTARARQQIPDDQLAMAEAQPSGVRLAFRTRATTIELDALPTKRVYQGFPPPPDGVYDLLINGRLAAQASVPEGNVRTVTDMFTQTSVLAEGPSGTARFAGLPEGEKDIEIWLPHTEITELIALHTDAPVEHTPPSGRRTWLHHGSSISHGSNAGHPTAIWPALAAAEGGVELVNLGFGGSALLDPFTARAMRDISADLISCKIGINIVNSDVMRLRAFTPAVHGFLDTVREGHPTTPLLVVSAILCPVQEDTPGPLAPDFEGGTPRFKATGDPAERSAGRLTLNVIRDELARIVGQRSVDDPNLHYLDGRDLYGEADYAELPLPDEVHPDPAGHRRIADNFARLAFGDGGPFATKTG; encoded by the coding sequence ATGCCGTCGCCGGTCGGGCCGGCCGGGACGCTCCAGCAGCGTTCGCTGACGCCTACCGGGGCTACGCCAGGGAACACCCCGGCCGGTGCGCCGCCGCCGGCTCGGCCCGGAAACGGCGGCCGGCACGCGCAGATGGCCCGCGCGATCCTGCGGGGCTACGGGTTGGACGAGCCGGGCGCGACCCACGCGGTCCGGATGCTGGGCAGCGTCGTACACGGCTACGTCAGCTCGGAGCTGACCGGTGGTTTCGAACACCGAGCTCCCCACGCGCTGGAATCCTGGGATTGGATCGTGGATTCGTTCGACACGGTGTTGCGTAACCACAGCGCCCGCCGACCCGACGAGGGCCGCACCATTGCCAGCGGTTCCCAGCGCGGAGCGCCGATGACCATCGAGATCTCGATCGAGAGGCTTGAGGGAATGCCCACCGAACACCAGTGGATCACCACGCCGGTCACCGCGGGTCTCCTGCGCGGCTTTGTCGATCTGGAGGCGACCACGCGCGGTCTACTGCCGCATCGGCTGACCGCCCGGGCGCGCCAGCAGATCCCCGACGACCAACTGGCCATGGCTGAGGCCCAGCCCTCCGGCGTGCGGCTGGCCTTCCGTACCCGGGCCACCACCATCGAACTGGACGCGCTGCCCACCAAGCGGGTCTACCAAGGCTTCCCGCCCCCACCGGACGGCGTCTACGACCTGCTGATCAACGGTCGCCTGGCCGCACAGGCCTCGGTGCCGGAAGGCAACGTCCGGACGGTCACCGACATGTTCACCCAAACCTCGGTGCTGGCCGAAGGGCCGTCCGGCACGGCCCGCTTCGCGGGTCTGCCGGAGGGTGAGAAAGACATCGAGATCTGGCTTCCGCACACGGAGATCACCGAGTTGATCGCCCTGCACACCGACGCGCCCGTCGAGCACACCCCGCCCAGCGGGCGCAGGACGTGGCTGCATCACGGCAGCTCCATCAGCCACGGCTCGAACGCCGGTCATCCCACCGCCATCTGGCCTGCCCTGGCCGCGGCCGAGGGCGGTGTAGAGCTGGTCAACCTGGGGTTCGGCGGCAGCGCGTTGCTCGACCCGTTCACCGCCCGCGCTATGCGGGACATCAGTGCGGACCTGATCAGTTGCAAGATCGGCATCAACATCGTCAACAGCGACGTGATGCGTCTACGCGCCTTCACCCCTGCGGTCCACGGCTTCCTCGACACTGTCCGCGAAGGGCACCCGACCACACCACTGCTGGTCGTGTCCGCCATCCTGTGCCCGGTTCAGGAGGACACGCCCGGCCCCCTCGCGCCGGACTTCGAGGGCGGGACTCCGCGGTTCAAGGCCACGGGTGATCCGGCCGAGCGCAGCGCGGGGAGGCTCACCCTCAACGTCATCCGCGACGAGCTCGCCCGGATCGTCGGACAGCGCTCGGTCGATGACCCGAACCTGCACTACCTCGACGGACGCGACCTGTACGGCGAGGCCGATTACGCCGAACTGCCGCTTCCCGATGAGGTGCACCCCGACCCGGCCGGACATCGCCGCATCGCCGACAACTTCGCGCGTCTCGCGTTCGGCGACGGCGGCCCCTTCGCCACCAAGACCGGCTGA
- a CDS encoding dihydrolipoyl dehydrogenase family protein, whose amino-acid sequence MTAIEYDVIVIGAGPVGENVADRVVRGGLTAAIVERELVGGECSYWACMPTKALLRSASALRAARQLPGAREAVTGGLDAAAVLGRRDSFASQWQDDGQVSWLESAGITLHRGQGRISSARVVEVTGVDGVTTTLTARHAVVVATGSSALLPDIPGLRESAPWSNREAASAGSVPRRLAIIGGGVVAAEMATAFAALGSAVTVLARDGVLPSAEPFVGELVTESLREAGVSVRLGAEAVAVNRDDNGAVHIQTASGERVEADEVLVAVGRTPNTQDIGLDRIKLAPGAWLAVDDTLRVVGGGEWLYAAGDVNRRVLLTHQGKYQARAVGDVIVARAKGDKVEDGRWGRHVATADDRAVPQVVFTDPEIASVGLTAAAAEAAGLRIRVVDYDLGAVAGASLHADGYRGHARMVVDEDRKVIVGFALAGPDVAELIHAATIAIVGEVPLDRLWHAVPAYPTVSEVWLRLLETYGR is encoded by the coding sequence ATGACCGCCATCGAGTACGACGTCATCGTGATCGGTGCCGGTCCGGTCGGGGAGAACGTGGCCGATCGGGTCGTGCGGGGCGGGCTGACCGCCGCGATCGTCGAGCGGGAGTTGGTCGGCGGTGAGTGCTCGTACTGGGCCTGCATGCCGACCAAGGCGTTGCTGCGCAGTGCGTCCGCGTTGCGCGCGGCTCGCCAACTGCCGGGTGCACGGGAGGCGGTGACGGGAGGCCTGGACGCGGCTGCGGTGCTGGGCCGGCGGGACTCCTTCGCGTCGCAATGGCAGGACGACGGTCAGGTGTCCTGGCTGGAGTCGGCTGGCATCACCCTGCACCGCGGTCAGGGGCGGATCAGTTCCGCCCGCGTTGTCGAGGTGACTGGCGTCGACGGTGTCACGACGACGCTCACCGCGCGGCACGCCGTGGTCGTCGCGACCGGCAGCAGCGCCCTGTTGCCGGATATCCCCGGGCTGCGCGAGTCGGCGCCGTGGTCCAACCGCGAGGCCGCTTCGGCCGGTTCGGTTCCCCGTCGGCTCGCCATCATCGGCGGTGGCGTGGTGGCGGCCGAGATGGCGACGGCGTTCGCCGCCCTGGGGTCTGCGGTGACGGTGCTGGCCCGCGATGGTGTGTTGCCGTCGGCGGAGCCGTTCGTCGGTGAACTGGTCACGGAGTCGTTGCGCGAGGCCGGTGTGTCCGTACGCCTCGGCGCGGAGGCCGTCGCCGTCAACCGCGACGACAACGGAGCCGTCCACATCCAGACCGCCTCCGGCGAGCGCGTCGAGGCTGACGAGGTGCTGGTCGCGGTTGGTCGTACCCCCAACACTCAGGACATCGGCCTCGACCGCATCAAGCTCGCGCCCGGCGCGTGGCTGGCGGTCGACGACACCCTGCGCGTCGTCGGTGGCGGCGAGTGGCTCTATGCGGCGGGCGACGTGAACCGGCGGGTGTTGCTGACCCATCAGGGCAAGTACCAGGCGCGGGCGGTGGGCGACGTGATCGTTGCCCGGGCGAAGGGCGACAAGGTCGAGGACGGCCGGTGGGGCCGGCACGTGGCGACGGCCGACGACCGAGCGGTACCGCAGGTGGTCTTCACCGACCCGGAGATCGCGTCGGTGGGCCTGACCGCGGCTGCGGCCGAGGCAGCTGGGCTGCGAATCCGGGTCGTGGACTACGACCTAGGGGCCGTCGCCGGAGCTTCCCTGCACGCCGATGGCTACCGGGGGCACGCCCGCATGGTCGTCGACGAGGACCGGAAGGTGATCGTGGGCTTCGCTCTCGCCGGCCCGGACGTCGCGGAACTGATCCACGCCGCGACCATCGCCATCGTCGGCGAGGTCCCGCTGGACCGGCTGTGGCACGCGGTTCCGGCCTACCCGACGGTCAGCGAGGTGTGGCTGCGGTTGTTGGAGACCTACGGCCGCTGA
- a CDS encoding CPBP family intramembrane glutamic endopeptidase: MTSARSGPAVDSSRPFGAHLRMSWWKPLVVILVPPSVMLLLQIVLYQVVGLVEGSDDPMSADFTPLKLLAVNVSIGAAGVLAILLLVWIARVPWRSLISFPRAFDARRLAYYLVTAALLVGVGIGVVALVAPDSPGWTAFGVTGTTVGVLVVTVLSTPLQSAGEELMFRSAVLPAAASWVRAVRPALVVGLVVSGLGFAVVHGSTDPWLFGYYTFIGVSTGVMAVIGRGIEAPVAFHVANNVLFGIVNTVMADGEPYAIDRSTDSGDASLLILGAVNIAMVLLVWLRERRVRTTDAA; the protein is encoded by the coding sequence GTGACGTCGGCGCGGTCCGGGCCGGCCGTCGACAGCTCGCGGCCGTTCGGCGCGCACCTGCGGATGAGCTGGTGGAAGCCGCTGGTGGTGATCCTGGTGCCGCCGTCGGTGATGCTGCTTCTCCAGATCGTGCTCTACCAGGTCGTGGGCCTCGTCGAGGGCAGCGACGACCCGATGTCGGCCGACTTCACGCCGTTGAAGCTGTTGGCCGTCAACGTCAGCATCGGCGCGGCGGGAGTCCTGGCGATCCTGCTCCTGGTGTGGATCGCCAGGGTGCCGTGGCGGAGCCTGATCAGCTTTCCCCGAGCCTTCGACGCCCGCCGCCTGGCGTACTACCTGGTCACGGCGGCGTTGCTGGTGGGTGTCGGGATCGGTGTCGTGGCGCTTGTCGCGCCGGACTCCCCGGGCTGGACGGCTTTCGGGGTCACCGGCACGACGGTCGGCGTGCTGGTGGTCACCGTGCTGAGTACGCCGCTGCAGTCGGCAGGTGAGGAGTTGATGTTCCGAAGTGCCGTGCTGCCCGCCGCCGCGTCCTGGGTGCGCGCGGTGCGTCCGGCCCTGGTCGTCGGGCTCGTCGTCTCCGGCCTGGGTTTCGCCGTGGTCCACGGGTCGACCGATCCGTGGCTGTTCGGCTATTACACGTTCATCGGCGTGAGCACGGGCGTGATGGCCGTCATCGGTCGCGGCATCGAGGCGCCGGTCGCCTTCCACGTCGCGAACAACGTCCTGTTCGGGATCGTCAACACGGTGATGGCGGACGGTGAGCCCTACGCGATCGACCGGTCCACCGACTCCGGTGACGCGTCCCTGTTGATCCTCGGCGCGGTCAACATCGCCATGGTGCTGCTGGTCTGGTTGCGCGAGCGGCGAGTCCGGACCACCGACGCGGCCTAA
- a CDS encoding aldo/keto reductase, with amino-acid sequence MQYRTLGRTGVQVSTLVLGAMNFGKIGNTTQEEATAIVDGALDAGINLIDTADAYSGGQSEEMVGRAIAGRRDDVILATKATLPMGDERNQRGGSRRWLVTALENSLRRLGVDHVDLYQMHRWDPTTSDDETLSALTDLQRAGKIRYFGSSTFPAYRIVQAQWAAREGRLSRYVTEQPNYSILQRGIETHVLPATQEYGVGVLAWSPLASGWLSGAIRADQEITTNRSGFMQHRFDVSIPANRAKLDAVEQLATVADEAGLSMIQLALGFVTAHPGVTSAIIGPRTMDHLSSQLAAADTVLSVDVLDAIDAIVAPGVDLAAHEKNDTPPALLEPALRRR; translated from the coding sequence ATGCAGTACCGCACCTTGGGCCGCACAGGTGTGCAGGTCAGCACCCTCGTGCTCGGCGCAATGAACTTCGGCAAGATCGGCAACACCACCCAGGAGGAAGCCACCGCCATCGTCGACGGCGCGCTCGATGCGGGGATCAACCTCATCGACACCGCCGACGCCTACAGCGGTGGCCAGTCCGAGGAGATGGTCGGTAGGGCCATCGCCGGCCGTCGCGACGACGTCATCCTGGCCACCAAGGCGACCCTGCCGATGGGCGACGAGCGCAACCAGCGGGGCGGCTCACGCCGCTGGCTGGTCACCGCACTGGAGAACAGCCTGCGCCGCCTCGGCGTCGACCACGTCGACCTCTACCAGATGCACCGGTGGGATCCGACGACCAGCGACGACGAGACGTTGTCGGCGCTGACGGACCTGCAGCGCGCGGGCAAGATCCGCTACTTCGGTTCCTCGACCTTCCCGGCCTACCGCATCGTGCAGGCGCAGTGGGCTGCCCGTGAGGGGCGTCTGAGCCGGTACGTGACCGAGCAGCCGAACTACTCGATCCTTCAGCGTGGGATCGAGACCCACGTGCTGCCCGCGACCCAGGAGTACGGCGTGGGCGTGCTGGCCTGGAGCCCGCTGGCATCGGGCTGGCTGTCCGGGGCGATCCGCGCCGACCAGGAGATCACCACGAACCGCTCGGGCTTCATGCAGCATCGCTTCGACGTCAGCATCCCCGCCAACCGCGCCAAGCTCGACGCCGTCGAGCAGCTCGCCACGGTCGCCGACGAGGCCGGCCTCAGCATGATCCAGCTCGCGCTCGGCTTCGTCACCGCGCACCCGGGCGTGACCAGCGCGATCATCGGTCCCCGCACGATGGACCACCTCAGCTCGCAGCTCGCCGCCGCGGACACGGTGCTGTCGGTCGACGTGCTGGACGCGATCGACGCGATCGTGGCTCCCGGCGTCGACCTCGCCGCCCACGAGAAGAACGACACCCCACCCGCCCTGCTGGAGCCGGCGCTGCGCCGCCGCTGA
- a CDS encoding NADP-dependent oxidoreductase, which translates to MRALQFSKYGPASVLEVSEAPEPHAGPGQIRVAVRASGVNPADTYVRAGQFQEWIPLHLPHVPGVDAAGVVDEVGDGVTTARVGDEVFGITDYAQMGGANAEYAVLAAWAPKPAALTWEQAGGAAGNIETATRVLDRLGVKDGTTLLIEGAAGGVGTTAIQLAVARGATVIGTASERNHEFVASLGAIPTTYGPGLAERVRALVPGGVDVALDCAGSGSVPDLVSLVAGPDRVVSIADINAPAHGVHLSRGSGPGADTPALEGIAAAGELAERGRFTVPVAAVFSLKEASAAHELSESRHARGKIVLKP; encoded by the coding sequence ATGAGGGCTTTGCAATTTTCGAAGTACGGTCCCGCGAGTGTCCTTGAGGTCTCGGAGGCACCGGAACCGCACGCCGGACCGGGCCAGATTCGGGTGGCCGTTCGGGCCTCGGGTGTCAATCCTGCCGACACATACGTGCGCGCCGGCCAATTCCAGGAGTGGATTCCGCTTCACCTTCCGCACGTGCCCGGTGTCGACGCCGCCGGCGTGGTGGATGAGGTCGGTGACGGGGTGACCACCGCTCGGGTGGGCGATGAGGTTTTCGGGATCACCGACTACGCCCAGATGGGCGGGGCGAATGCCGAGTACGCCGTCCTGGCCGCGTGGGCACCGAAGCCGGCCGCCCTGACCTGGGAGCAGGCCGGCGGCGCGGCGGGCAACATCGAGACGGCCACCCGAGTACTCGACCGGCTGGGCGTCAAGGACGGCACCACGCTGTTGATCGAGGGCGCAGCCGGCGGCGTCGGTACGACAGCGATCCAGCTCGCGGTCGCTCGCGGCGCGACCGTCATCGGCACGGCCAGCGAACGCAACCATGAGTTCGTCGCCTCGCTCGGGGCGATCCCGACCACCTACGGCCCCGGACTGGCCGAGCGGGTCCGCGCTCTGGTGCCCGGCGGGGTGGACGTCGCACTCGACTGTGCCGGCTCTGGTTCCGTACCCGACCTGGTCAGCCTGGTGGCGGGCCCGGACAGGGTGGTGAGCATCGCCGACATCAACGCCCCGGCCCACGGCGTACACCTGTCGCGCGGCTCTGGCCCCGGCGCGGACACCCCGGCTCTCGAGGGAATCGCTGCCGCCGGCGAACTCGCCGAGCGGGGCCGTTTCACAGTGCCGGTCGCTGCCGTGTTCTCCCTCAAGGAGGCGAGCGCCGCCCACGAGTTGAGTGAGTCCCGCCACGCGCGGGGCAAGATCGTGCTGAAGCCGTAG
- a CDS encoding TetR/AcrR family transcriptional regulator, which yields MTDRLPHTLRSDALDNRERIVEAARAVFAVDGLDVPMREVARRAGVAPATLYRRFPTKEMLVTEAFAEQMQACHTVVDEGLADPDPWHGFCLVIEKMCELHARDRGFTAALISNFPHAVDFEARREYALKAIDELARRAKEAGRLRPDFVLDDVLLVLMANSGIHATSLTTQVTASRRFAALAISAFRASPDVAPLPPVVPLAPPASVSRRSRAG from the coding sequence GTGACCGATCGTTTGCCTCACACCCTTCGCTCCGACGCCCTGGACAACCGCGAGCGCATCGTCGAGGCCGCCCGCGCGGTCTTCGCCGTGGACGGCCTGGATGTGCCCATGCGGGAGGTCGCCCGGCGCGCCGGTGTTGCGCCTGCCACCCTGTACCGGCGCTTTCCGACCAAGGAGATGCTGGTCACCGAGGCATTCGCGGAACAGATGCAGGCGTGTCACACGGTTGTCGACGAGGGCCTCGCCGATCCGGATCCATGGCACGGTTTCTGTCTCGTCATCGAAAAAATGTGTGAACTGCACGCTCGCGATCGAGGCTTCACCGCAGCTCTCATTTCGAACTTTCCCCACGCGGTTGATTTCGAGGCGCGCCGTGAATACGCGCTCAAAGCGATCGACGAACTGGCGCGCCGCGCCAAGGAAGCGGGCCGCCTGCGCCCCGACTTCGTCCTGGACGACGTCCTCCTCGTGCTCATGGCCAACAGCGGCATCCACGCGACCTCGCTGACCACCCAGGTCACCGCCTCCCGGCGCTTCGCCGCACTCGCCATCTCGGCCTTCCGAGCCTCCCCGGATGTCGCGCCGCTCCCGCCCGTGGTGCCGTTGGCACCCCCGGCATCGGTGTCCAGGCGCAGCCGGGCCGGCTAG
- a CDS encoding suppressor of fused domain protein has translation MDEPRGSGVLRHQSLHDGFVPAQGPQQAFADAIDRHIEEHFGPVEFVYHEIASHLVGVHVYVVAPTEERPYRTLITSGMSELPMAVPEGHDISPYAELMLSLPADWPLTEAAGLGDEAGWPVQALKQVARLPHEYGTWIGEWHSVPNGDPAQPYAADTPFAGVVVTPMVRVPPEAGTIDVGDGIRIALLALIPLHPEEIAVKVERGTNALIEILDRGRVSELLDPRRPSYA, from the coding sequence ATGGACGAGCCGCGCGGGTCAGGAGTTCTCCGTCATCAGTCGCTGCACGACGGGTTCGTGCCGGCGCAGGGGCCGCAGCAGGCCTTCGCCGACGCGATCGACCGACACATCGAGGAACACTTCGGGCCCGTCGAGTTCGTTTACCACGAGATCGCCTCACACCTGGTCGGTGTGCATGTCTATGTCGTGGCCCCGACCGAGGAACGCCCGTACCGGACGCTGATCACCTCGGGGATGAGTGAGCTGCCGATGGCAGTCCCGGAAGGTCACGACATCAGCCCGTACGCGGAACTCATGCTGAGCCTGCCGGCTGATTGGCCGCTGACCGAGGCGGCCGGGCTCGGCGACGAAGCCGGGTGGCCGGTGCAGGCCCTCAAGCAGGTGGCTCGGCTACCGCACGAGTACGGAACCTGGATCGGCGAGTGGCATTCCGTGCCCAACGGCGACCCCGCGCAGCCGTACGCGGCGGACACCCCGTTCGCCGGGGTCGTCGTCACGCCGATGGTGCGGGTGCCGCCGGAGGCCGGGACGATCGACGTCGGCGACGGCATCCGAATCGCGTTGCTCGCGTTGATCCCTCTGCATCCGGAGGAGATCGCGGTCAAGGTCGAGCGCGGCACCAACGCGCTCATCGAGATCCTGGACCGTGGCCGCGTCTCCGAGTTGTTGGACCCGCGTCGGCCCTCGTACGCCTGA
- a CDS encoding AEC family transporter: protein MPSALFLALSRVPLAGFAGRPLLAFGINTATVIGFGWVGASWLFGREPGERPIWGMAAGYVNSANLGIPIATQVIGNVSFLAEVVLLQVLVVTPVILVALDRRRDPAGRVRVRRIASLPVRNPVILASLLGVASQEYGVGETVANRAVVVTTTLSLATLAAAAALLG from the coding sequence ATGCCGTCCGCCCTGTTCCTGGCTCTGTCCCGCGTGCCGCTGGCCGGCTTCGCCGGCCGCCCGCTGCTCGCCTTTGGGATCAACACCGCAACGGTCATCGGGTTCGGCTGGGTCGGCGCGAGCTGGTTGTTCGGTCGGGAGCCCGGCGAACGGCCGATCTGGGGCATGGCCGCCGGCTACGTGAACTCGGCGAACCTCGGCATCCCGATCGCCACGCAGGTGATCGGCAACGTGTCGTTCCTGGCGGAAGTGGTGCTGCTGCAGGTGCTGGTGGTGACGCCCGTGATCCTGGTCGCCCTGGACCGGCGCCGCGACCCGGCCGGGCGGGTACGGGTCCGCCGTATCGCCTCCCTGCCCGTTCGGAACCCGGTGATCCTGGCGTCGCTGCTCGGTGTCGCCAGCCAGGAGTACGGCGTCGGCGAAACGGTCGCCAACCGGGCGGTGGTGGTGACCACAACGCTGTCGCTGGCCACCCTGGCCGCGGCGGCGGCACTGCTCGGGTAG